In Fragaria vesca subsp. vesca unplaced genomic scaffold, FraVesHawaii_1.0 scf0513160_u, whole genome shotgun sequence, a single window of DNA contains:
- the LOC101308835 gene encoding uncharacterized protein LOC101308835, with product MNMLGADPFLPQSISSLAEEVLIKKLLLSHDPDGRHFDSELFLCAVENTMLCTTAEEVPDDVNLVNNMEVVGLEEPLGKTFGKISHEILCKWPDEEDLHERTMILFDLLGSYKWDAKVVLVLAPFVASYGEFRLLIHLCSSNPLALSVAMLKQLPADLSPLKPRFKALSLLVNAMVDVTKYIINFEKLPLSHVELDHEAKYYFLKYSDSTIIATWEILSLVYRLRSIYSHLRQQVEICHQQIETKLYWKLMNVFKETHVDNQEVLSLLFAMRDDLPLKDCSSQAKNCI from the exons ATGAACATGCTTGGAGCTGATCCCTTCTTGCCACAATCCATATCATCTTTAGCAGAAGAAGTCCTGATTAAGAAGCTGCTGCTTAGTCATGATCCGGATGGTCGTCATTTTGATTCTGAGCTATTTTTATGTGCTGTGGAGAACACCATGCTATGTACTACAGCAGAAGAG GTTCCTGATGATGTAAATTTAGTAAATAACATGGAAGTGGTCGGATTAGAAGAACCGCTTGGAAAGACCTTTGGTAAAATTTCACATGAG ATACTTTGCAAGTGGCCTGATGAAGAAGATCTACACGAGAGAACAATGATATTATTTGATTTGCTTGGAAGTTACAAGTGGGATGCAAAAGTGGTATTAGTACTTGCACCTTTTGTAGCAAGTTACGGTGAATTTAGGCTCCTAATACATCTTTGCTCAAGTAACCCCTTGGCATTATCAGTAGCGATGCTTAAGCAATTGCCTGCTGACTTGAGTCCTTTGAAGCCTCGGTTCAAGGCCTTGAGTTTGTTAGTCAATGCAATGGTGGATGTAACAAAGTACATCATCAATTTTGAAAAGCTACCCCTTTCACATGTGGAGTTGGATCATGAGGCAAA GTATTATTTCTTGAAGTATTCAGATTCAACAATAATTGCAACATGGGAGATCTTAAGTTTGGTGTATCGCCTGCGCAGCATTTACAGTCACCTCAGACAGCAGGTGGAAATCTGTCATCAGCAAATAG AGACAAAGCTATACTGGAAGCTGATGAATGTCTTTAAGGAAACTCATGTGGACAACCAAGAGGTGCTTAGCCTCTTATTCGCTATGAGGGATGACTTGCCACTCAAGGATTGCTCCTCACAAGCAAAG AACTGCATATAG